Proteins co-encoded in one Verrucomicrobiia bacterium genomic window:
- a CDS encoding GTP-binding protein, whose amino-acid sequence MSKQKFERTKPHVNVGTIGHVDHGKTTLTAAITMVLSRRGLAQIRTFDSIDN is encoded by the coding sequence ATGTCCAAACAAAAATTTGAGCGTACGAAGCCGCACGTGAACGTGGGGACGATCGGGCACGTGGATCACGGGAAGACGACCTTGACGGCGGCGATCACGATGGTTTTGAGCCGCCGGGGATTGGCGCAGATCCGGACGTTTGATTCCATCGATAAC
- a CDS encoding DNRLRE domain-containing protein, which translates to MLLSVSVFAGEIRQNVGDGAFVSKVEQTQEEIFKFDLPEIPAGSRIDFAGLILHIQRDSTRDDYLSFKLSPITSDWTASSIQGGQVLALDSTFPAFAVADVNRSDRIELDITLLVAAWLKGEKTNRGFLLETEFPEEETKFAAKSNAGGKAELVVYYTEPEAKAE; encoded by the coding sequence TTGCTTCTTTCTGTTTCGGTTTTTGCCGGGGAGATTCGGCAGAATGTTGGAGATGGGGCTTTTGTTTCGAAAGTGGAGCAAACCCAAGAGGAAATTTTCAAATTCGACCTGCCGGAAATCCCGGCGGGTAGCCGGATTGACTTTGCGGGGCTGATTCTCCACATCCAGCGGGATTCCACAAGGGATGATTATCTTTCGTTCAAACTTTCCCCGATAACCAGCGACTGGACGGCCAGTTCGATTCAAGGCGGACAGGTTTTGGCGCTGGATTCAACGTTTCCCGCTTTTGCCGTGGCGGACGTGAACCGGAGCGACAGGATTGAACTGGATATCACGCTGTTGGTAGCGGCTTGGCTCAAGGGGGAGAAGACCAACCGGGGATTTCTTTTGGAAACCGAGTTTCCGGAAGAAGAGACCAAGTTTGCGGCCAAGTCGAATGCGGGGGGCAAGGCGGAACTGGTCGTCTACTACACCGAGCCGGAGGCCAAAGCCGAATAG